Part of the Spinacia oleracea cultivar Varoflay chromosome 5, BTI_SOV_V1, whole genome shotgun sequence genome, GTACAAGACGAGCTGCATTATTCCAGACAATGTGCCCAAACCATTTGGAACCTGCCATTAAAATCAGTAAATTAGTCGcggtaataatataaaataacataattaaactataaaaatacgaggtattacagttcGAGTTATAAAAACTTACCACCATCCACCAATCAATATGGATCAATGCATATGAAGTCCAGCAAAGACCATTAAGGAATCCAGTGAGTGTTAGAAGGAAGGGCATGTATTCCACACTCTTCGATTTCACCACTTGTGTCTGTAACAACaacaattgttttgtttttatattttaaaagataaaCTATAAGCGTAAATTAAAAGAGAAATTATACGCGTAAAATTATAGAGTAAAAAAGATTGATAGAAATTGTACATACCATGGCCAACAATGGTGAAAAGTACATGAAACAGTTGAAGATGACACAAAATACTCCAACAAATATAGTCCTAGCGTCTGTGGTGTGGAACACCTTCAAGGTTAAAACCAATACTACCGCAAAGATGATGACTTCTACGATCAAAGTCCCCAAGACCTTTTGCTGTAATAGATAAAACAATTATTGTCACATTACTCGTTCAAATTCATTATAGTatgaaatataaattaaaataaataaatatgttaTGTACCCTTTTTGTGCCAGATGAATAAAA contains:
- the LOC110790152 gene encoding bidirectional sugar transporter SWEET7b-like → MVSPNQVRNALGIIGNVISFGLFLSPSPTFYRIIKNKSVEEFKPWPYVVTVLNCLFWMLYGLPVTHPNNILVTTINGIGLGIELIYVAIFLFYSSGTKRQKVLGTLIVEVIIFAVVLVLTLKVFHTTDARTIFVGVFCVIFNCFMYFSPLLAMTQVVKSKSVEYMPFLLTLTGFLNGLCWTSYALIHIDWWMVVPNGLGTLSGIMQLVLYGIYYKRKSNTSNEVELPTKMATEV